TGGCCGCCAGGGTTGGCGGGAGGGTGGAGGCGACCTTCGTCGACTTCACGGGGACCGCGGTCGAGGCGGGCGAGCCTCTCGTCGAGATCTACAGTCCCGAGCTGATTTCGGCGCAGCGGGAGTACCTGCTGGCCCTGAAGCGCGCGGACGAGGAGACGCTTGTCGATGCAGCCAGGGAGAAGCTCAGGCTGTGGGGCCTTTATGACCAGCAGATCGAGGCGATCGCGCGGGAGGGAAGGCCGAGGGAGACGATCGTCATCCGTTCTCCCGCCGGTGGGATCGTCACATCGCGCGATGTTGTTCCCGGCCAGTATGTCGAAGAGGGAGCCGCGATGTACGCCGTCGCGGATCTCTCCCGGGTTTGGGTGATCGCCTTCGTGAATGAGCGAGACGCGGCCAGGGCGCGGGAAGGGCAGTCGGCCGAGATAAGAGTCCATGGGCTCGCGGATCGCAGTTTCTCGGGGACGATCGCCTTCCTCTGGCCCACGCTCGATCTCGAGTCGAGGACGCTTCGCGTCCGGATCGATGCGGCAAACCCCGATCTCTCTCTCCGGCCTGGAATGTATGTCGATGTCCTTATCGATGTGACGAAGGCCGAGGAGATGGAGACCGGCGGCACAAGCGGTGCCTCCGTTGCCCGTGCGCAGACAAGCTATGAGTGCTCCATGTGCCCGGAAGTGAGCGCCGACGCGCCGGGAAGCTGCCCGAAATGCGGGATGTTCCTGCAGAAGGTCGTGACGGAGACGGGCGGCGGCGGCGGAGGGGGCAAACGGTCCAGCATCGTCGTCCCCGAATCGGCCGTCATCGACCTGGGCGCGCGCAAGATCGTCTATCTGGAGCGAGAGCCGGGGGTCTTCGACGCCCTGGAGGTCTCTCTCGGCGAGCCGTCGGAGGGGTTCTATCCTGTCGTCTCCGGCGTGCGCGCGGGGGATCGCGTCGTCACCGCCGGCGCCTTCCTGGTCGATGCCGAGAGCCGCTTGAACCCGGCCGTGGCCGGATCCTACTTCGGGGCGAGCGGCGGGGCTCATTCCCATGAGACGCACGGAGAAGAGAGCCGGTCGGAGACGCGCCCGTGATCCAGCGGATCATCGATTACTCGGTCCAGAACCGCTTCGTGGTCGTCGCGATCGTTCTCGCGGTCGCCCTGTGGGGCGTCTATAGCATCGCGCGCACGCCGATCGACGCCATCCCGGATCTCTCGGAGAACCAGGTCATCGTCTTCGCCGACTGGATGGGCCGTAGTCCCCAGGAGATCGAGGACCAGGTGACCTATCCGCTCTCGGTCAACCTCCAAGGGTTGGCCGGCGTCAAGGCGGTGCGCTCGACGTCCGAGTTCAACTTCTCGATGGTGAACATCATCTTCGAGGACGGGATCGACTTCTACTTCGCCCGCGAGCGCGTCCTCGAGCGGCTCTCGGTCGCCGCGACCTTCTTGCCGGAGGGCGTCGTGCCCTACATGGCCCCCGACGCGACCGCGCTCGGCCAGATCTTCTGGTACACGGTGGAGGGGGGCGGGAAGGATCCAGGGGAACTCAGGACGATCCAGGACTGGTATGTCCGCTATCAATTGAATTCAGTCCCCGGGGTCGCCCAGGTGGCGAGCGTCGGGGGATTCATCAAGACCTACGAGATCTCCCTCGACCCGAACAAGCTCCGCGCCTACGGCGTCACGCTGGGCGAGGTCGCGTCGGCAGTCGAGCGCAGCAACTCGGCGGTCGGCGGGAATGTCTATGTCAAGAACGGCGCGGAGTATCTGGTCCGGGGCATCGGCTGGATCCGCGGCATCGAGGACATCCGCAAGACCGTCGTGACGCAGCGCGGGGGCGTCCCGATCACCGTCGGCGCGCTGGGCACGGTCCAAATCGCCGCGCAGGAACGCCGCTCCGTCCTCGAGAAGAACGGCGGAGAGGCGGTCGGCGGAGTCGTCCTGATGCGCTACGGCGAGAATCCGCTCAAGGTCACGGAGCGGATCAAGCAGAAGATCGCCGATCTGGGGCCCGGCTTGCCGGACGGTGTGCGGATCGTCCCCTTCTACGATCGCACCCGGCTCATCAACGAGGCGATGGGGACGGTCACGAGGGCGCTCCTCGAGGCGATGCTGATCGGGAGCATCGCCGTCCTCCTGATCCTGAGCCACGCGGGGAGCGCGCTCGTCGTCGTCCTGACGCTTCCCCTTGCGGTGCTGATCTCCTTCATCCTGATGAGGGTCTTTAACATCCCCTCGAACATCATGTCCCTTTCGGGCATCGCGATCTCGATCGGAATCCTGGTCGATTCCTCGATCGTGATGGTCGAGAACGCCACGCACGAGCTGACGGCCAAGTTCGGGACGGCGCCGGTGCGGGGCGACACGCGGCCGATCGTGGCACAGGCATGCAGGCTCGTGGGCAGGCCGATCTTCTTCTCCATCATGATCATCGTGATCTCCTTCCTGCCGGTCTTCGCGCTGAGCGGGCAGGAGGGGAAGATGTTCCATCCGCTCGCCTTCACGAAGACCTTCGCGATGATCGGCGTGGCGTTGCTCTCGATCACGCTCGTGCCCGCCCTGCTGCCGATCTTCCTGCGGGGACGGCTGCGCAGCGAGGAGGAGAACCCGATCGTCCGCAGCGTCATCGCGGTCTACAGGCCGGTTCTCCAGTTCCTGCTGCGGCACAGGAAGGCGTTTGTCCTCTCCTTCGTCGCGCTGCTGGGCGTCGGGTACATGCTCGCGCGCAATCTCGGGCGGGAGTTCATGCCGCCGCTCGATGAGGGGAGCATTCTCGAGATGCCGGTCACGATCCCGAGCGCATCGGTGCCTCAGGCGGCGGGCGATCTCAAGGTGCGAGACGAGATCCTCCGGACGTTTCCGGAAGTGGAGATGGTTGTCGGGAAGGCGGGGCGCGCCGACACGCCGACCGATCCCGCTCCTCCCGACATGATCGAGACGATCATCAACGTGAGGCCGCGCGATCTGTGGCCGAAGAGAAAGGTCCGCTTCGAGGACGTCGAGCGCGAGGCGCGCGAGGTTCTCGCCATCCTCGAGAAGCGCGGCGCGGTTCTGCCGGCCTCAGCGGACGACAACGCCGCCATGCTGAACGAGGCGTCGATGGACGCTTCGGTCGACGTCGACCGCATCCTCCGGAGGGAAGCCAAGCGCGCGCAGACCAAGTTCGAGGCCGAGCTGGAAGCGGAGCGTATTCAAACCGGGACTGAGGCCGGGACAAAGCTGGGCCCGGCGCGCGGCGAGAAGGAGCGCGACAAGCTGTGGCGAAAGAGAGCCAAGAGCCTCAACTACGAGCTGTCCGACCGCGCTGGTCCTGCGCTTGCGCGCGCGCTGGGTGTGCGGATCCACGAGAAGGCCGGCGCGCGGAGTCTTGCCGCGCGGCAGCTCACGGAGGAGGACTTATCCGCGCTGGAGGCGGAGCGCCTGCCGAGTCTCAATCGCCGCCTCTTCCTCTGGCGCAAGGAGAAGAGCGATCTCATCCAGGAGATGGACTCTGAGCTTCAAATGCCCGGGTGGGGCAACATCTGGACGCAGCCGATCATCAACCGGGTCGATATGCTCGCGACCGGCGTCCGCACGATGGTGGGCGTCAAGGTCTATGGGGATGACCTGTATGGGATCCAGAAGGTCTCCGAGGAGATCGCGCAGGTTCTGCGCGGATTGCCCGGGGCGGTCGACGTCTTCCCCGATCAGATCGTGGGGGAGAACTACCTCGACATCGAGATCGACCGCGAGAGGGCGGCGCGCTACGGCGTGAACGCGGGCGATGTCAACGAGGCGATCGACGTCGCGCTGGGAGGGATGACGGTCACGACGACGATCGAGGGGCGGGAGCGATTCCCCGTCAGGGTCCGCTACGCGCGCGACTTCCGCGCGGACGAGAGGGAGATCGGCGGAATACTCGTGAACGCGATGAGCGGTCCCGCCGCGCCGCACGGCGGCGGGAGCGGGATCATGAATGCGGGGGGCCTCGCGGGGCCGACCCAGATACCCCTGCGGGAAGTCGCGTCGATCCGCGTCGTTCAAGGTCCAAGCATGATCAAGAGCGAGAACGGCCTCCTGCGATCCTACGTCCAGCTCAATGTGCGCGGACGCGACGTCGTCGGGTTCGTGGAGGAGGCGCAGAAAGTCGTCCGCGAGAAGGTGTCGCTGCCGAAGGGCTACTACATCGAGTGGAGCGGCCAGTTCGAGCATCAGATGAGGGCGAAGAAGACCCTGCAGATCGTCTTCCCCGCCGTCATCGCGCTGATCATCTTGATCCTCTATCTCACCTTCCACGATCTCGCGCAGGCGATGCTGATGGTCCTCGCCATACCCGGCGCGCTCGCCGGCGGGGTGATCTTCCAGACGCTCTTCGGCTTCAACTTCAGCGTCGCCGTCTGGGTCGGATACATCGCCGCCTTCGGTATGGCGACGGAGACGGGGATCGTCATGATGGTCTATCTGCGCGACGCGCTCGAGCGCAAGGGAGGGCTGGCGGCGATCCGGGAGGAATCGGAGATCACCGATGCGGTGATGCGGGGAGCGGTGCACCGCCTGCGGCCCAAGCTCCTGACGGAGGGGACCACGATCGTCGGCCTGATGCCTCTGCTGTGGGCGCACGGCACGGGAGCCGAGGTGATCCGCCCGATGGTCGCGCCGGTGCTCGGAGGGCTCCTCGTCGCGGACGAAGTGATCGACCTCTTGCTCCCCGTCCTCTTCCACTGGCTGCAGACGACCCGCTGGAGAAGGACGCGCGCGCGCGCGGCCGCCGCCTCGGGATAGAATGGGGAACATGGAACGAGGCGACAGGAACGGGCAGGCCGGCGCGCGGGGGGACTCCTCGGCGGCGTCTCCCGCGACCGTCCGCCATCTCGCCGTCACGGGGATGCACTGCGCCTCCTGCGTGGCGAGCGTCGAGAAGGGGTTGCTCGCCTTGCCGGGCGTTCTCTCGGCGAGCGTCAATCTAGTGGCGGGAACGGCGACGGTGAAGTTGTCCGACTCCGGTCCCGACGCCGGAAGGTTGATCGCCGCCGTCCGCGCCTCGGGCGCGTTCGAGGCGAAGGATCTCATGATCGAGGGGGCCGAGGACGCGCTCGAGGTCGAGCGCGGGCAGGAACGCGCCGATCTGCGCCGTCGGTTCCTCGCGTCGCTCGCTCTCACGATCCCGATCTTGATCCTGTCGATGCCCGGGATGCTTGGCCTGCACGGCCCGCTTTCGGGGCAGGCGAGCCTGTTCGCGCAGCTCGCCCTGAGCGCGCCCGTCATGTTCTGGTGCGCGGTTCCCTTCTTCCGAGGATTCGTCGCCGCCCTGCGCAGGCGGACGGCAGACATGAACAGCCTGGTCGCGATCGGCACCGCCTCGGCGTTTCTCTACTCCGTCGCCGGAACGCTCTTTCCGCGCGCCTTCCCCATCGCCATGCGGCCGCACGGGACGGTCCATGTCTACTACGAGACTGCCGTTGTCATCGTGACGCTGATTCTGATGGGGCGCTTTCTTGAGGATCGGGCGCGGGGACGGGCGTCCGAGGCGATTCGGAAGCTCGCGGGGCTCCAGTCGCGGACCGCGCGCGTGCTCCGGTCCGGCCGGGAGGAGGAGATCCCGATCGCGCTGGTCGCGATCGACGACGCGGTGCTCGTGCGTCCCGGCGAGCGGATCCCGGTTGACGGAGAGGTGATCGAGGGCGGCTCGGCCGTGGACGAGAGCCTGGTCACGGGGGAATCGCTCCCGATCGAGAAGCGCGCGGGCGATCGCGTGATCGGAGGCACGCTCAATGGGACGGGGAGTTTCACATTCCGCGCGACTGCGGTCGGTCGAGGGACAGTCCTCGCGCAGATCGTGGAACTGGTCCGCCAAGCGCAGGGAAGCAAGGCGCCGATCCAGCGCCTGGTCGATCGCGTGGCGGCGGTCTTCGTCCCCGTCGTCGTCCTGGTCGCTCTCGCCACGCTCGTCGTGTGGCTCGCCGTCGGCCCGGAGCCGCGGCTCGCGCACGCCCTCTCGAGCTTTGTCGCGGTCCTGATCATCGCATGTCCCTGCGCGCTCGGCCTGGCGACGCCCACCGCGATCACGGTTGCCGCCGGGAAGGGGGCGGAGATCGGCGTGCTGGCGAGCTCCGCGGAAGCGCTGGAGCTTCTGGGCCGCTCGACCGCCGTCGTGTTTGACAAGACCGGGACGCTGACGCAGGGGCGGCCTACTCTGGAGAAGGCGCATCTGTTCGGGACGATTCGCGAAGAGACCGCCCTGCGTTTGATCGCTGGGGCTGAGACTCGCTCCGAGCATCCCCTGGCCGCGGCGGTCGTGAGGGCCATGGCCGAGCGGGGGATCGAGGCTCCGCAGCCGGAGGAGTTCGACTCGGTGCCCGGGGGCGGCGTTCTGGCGCGCGTCGCGGGGCGCAAGGTCATCGTGGGAAGCGCGGACTTCCTCGAACGGAATGGCGTCGTCTCGCGCGATGCCGATCTGATCGGGCGGCGGGAAGCGGCGGAAGGAAGGACGCAGGTGTTGGCGGCCATCGACGGCGAACTTGCCGCGGCTCTCTCCATCGCGGATCCGGTCAAGGACGAAGCGGCCGGAGTCGTGGAGGGGCTCAAGTCGCGTGGGTTCATCGTCTCGATGCAGACGGGCGACGCGGCGGGGACGGCTATTGCCGTCGCCGCGAGGCTCGGCATCGATCGCGTGTTCGCCGAGGTTCGGCCTTCGGGCAAGGCCGAGGCCGTCCGGGCGTTGAGAGGCGAGGGGCACCGCGTCCTCATGGTCGGCGACGGCGTGAACGACGCGCCGGCTCTTGCTGCGGCCGATGTCGGGATCGCGATGGGAACTGGCGCCGATGTCGCCATGGAGAGCGCGGGGATCACGCTCCTGGGAGGGAATCTCTCCCGTCTGGTAGCGGCGGTGGACCTCTCGCGCGCGACGGCCCGGACGATCCGCCAGAACCTCTTCTGGGCGTTTGTCTATAACGTCCTCGGCATACCGATCGCGGCCGGCGTCCTCTATCCCCTCACGGGATGGATCCTCAATCCCGCCATCGCGGCCTTCGCCATGGCGATGAGTTCGGTGAGCGTCGTGAGCAACAGCCTCAGGCTGAAGCGCTTTCAGGCCAAGTCGGCCCGAGGCGCTTCAACGCAGGGAAGGAGAATCAAGATGATCGGGAGATCTGGAGTCGGAACGATTCGCATCGGAGCGATTCTGGCCATCGTCGCAACGCTCGCCGTGGCGGGGATTGCCGGCGCGGCCGAGATCGATCCTGTTTCCAAGAAGAAGGTGAAGGACAAGAAGGCGCCGATCGCGGTCTTCCTCGACAAGGTGTACAAGTTCGCGTCTGTGGAGAACCTGGCGAAGTTCCGCGCCGCTCCGGAGCAGTACGCGACGACGACATGCCCCGTGTCGGGAAAGGATGTGCGGATCGCTGACGCGAAAGCCAAGACGCAGTGGGGCGGGCGAACCTGGTACTTCTGCTGCGCCACCGACAAGGAGGCGTTCGAGAAGGAGCCGGAGAAGTACGCGACCTATCGCTGTCCCGCCTGCGGGGGGATCGCGCCGATCAGCATGGGGTCGCCGGCCGTCGGGACCTATGAAGGCAGCGAGCTCCGCTTCTGTTGCGGTGGCTGCAAGGAGGCGTTCGAAGAGGCGCCCGAGGCCTACTTCTCGAGCCTCGTGCCGGAAGGCGGGGTGTCAGCCGCAAGTCCGGCCGGGGAGAGCGGCAAGTGAGCCGCACTTAGGCAGTGTCAGTAAATAAAGTTTACGACGTGCGATGCGGTCGAATGGCGTAGTTCCACTCCCCATGGAAGCGGTTCGGAACGAGCCGCACGGTTGCGAACTCCGCATCGCTCACCTTCCTGCCCACCGGGAAGCGCCGCCGATCGAGCCGACAGGTCACCGTGAGACCCTTGGC
The window above is part of the Candidatus Eisenbacteria bacterium genome. Proteins encoded here:
- a CDS encoding efflux RND transporter periplasmic adaptor subunit gives rise to the protein MNSAQRSGFWPKVWQFVRIMNVRLRFVFLMVAVGLIAANLDHIANRWERWTRPKQDVGAASSEYEHYCGMHPSVVRGEPSSCPICGMPLAKRMKGEAVVLPEGTLARVSLSPQRIALAGIGVSEIGYRHLEARIRAVGTVEIDERRTANVAARVGGRVEATFVDFTGTAVEAGEPLVEIYSPELISAQREYLLALKRADEETLVDAAREKLRLWGLYDQQIEAIAREGRPRETIVIRSPAGGIVTSRDVVPGQYVEEGAAMYAVADLSRVWVIAFVNERDAARAREGQSAEIRVHGLADRSFSGTIAFLWPTLDLESRTLRVRIDAANPDLSLRPGMYVDVLIDVTKAEEMETGGTSGASVARAQTSYECSMCPEVSADAPGSCPKCGMFLQKVVTETGGGGGGGKRSSIVVPESAVIDLGARKIVYLEREPGVFDALEVSLGEPSEGFYPVVSGVRAGDRVVTAGAFLVDAESRLNPAVAGSYFGASGGAHSHETHGEESRSETRP
- the cadA gene encoding cadmium-translocating P-type ATPase; translated protein: MERGDRNGQAGARGDSSAASPATVRHLAVTGMHCASCVASVEKGLLALPGVLSASVNLVAGTATVKLSDSGPDAGRLIAAVRASGAFEAKDLMIEGAEDALEVERGQERADLRRRFLASLALTIPILILSMPGMLGLHGPLSGQASLFAQLALSAPVMFWCAVPFFRGFVAALRRRTADMNSLVAIGTASAFLYSVAGTLFPRAFPIAMRPHGTVHVYYETAVVIVTLILMGRFLEDRARGRASEAIRKLAGLQSRTARVLRSGREEEIPIALVAIDDAVLVRPGERIPVDGEVIEGGSAVDESLVTGESLPIEKRAGDRVIGGTLNGTGSFTFRATAVGRGTVLAQIVELVRQAQGSKAPIQRLVDRVAAVFVPVVVLVALATLVVWLAVGPEPRLAHALSSFVAVLIIACPCALGLATPTAITVAAGKGAEIGVLASSAEALELLGRSTAVVFDKTGTLTQGRPTLEKAHLFGTIREETALRLIAGAETRSEHPLAAAVVRAMAERGIEAPQPEEFDSVPGGGVLARVAGRKVIVGSADFLERNGVVSRDADLIGRREAAEGRTQVLAAIDGELAAALSIADPVKDEAAGVVEGLKSRGFIVSMQTGDAAGTAIAVAARLGIDRVFAEVRPSGKAEAVRALRGEGHRVLMVGDGVNDAPALAAADVGIAMGTGADVAMESAGITLLGGNLSRLVAAVDLSRATARTIRQNLFWAFVYNVLGIPIAAGVLYPLTGWILNPAIAAFAMAMSSVSVVSNSLRLKRFQAKSARGASTQGRRIKMIGRSGVGTIRIGAILAIVATLAVAGIAGAAEIDPVSKKKVKDKKAPIAVFLDKVYKFASVENLAKFRAAPEQYATTTCPVSGKDVRIADAKAKTQWGGRTWYFCCATDKEAFEKEPEKYATYRCPACGGIAPISMGSPAVGTYEGSELRFCCGGCKEAFEEAPEAYFSSLVPEGGVSAASPAGESGK